The sequence GGCGCGAAACCGGCCGCGGCCTGAAGGGTCACGGCCGCCGAGGGCAGCGCGAAGAGCTGGTCGAGATCGGGTGCGACCGGTTTCGTACGGCCCAGCAGGATATCCAGCAGCCCCAATGCTCAGCCCGCCTTCCCCGGGGTGGCCGCCTCGCCCAGCTCCGCCGAGATCCGGCCCAGCTGCTCCAGGCGCTGCTCCAGGGTCGGGTGGGTGGAGAAGAACCGCTCCAGGCCCGGCTCCTTGCCCTCCGCCGGGGTGAAGAAGAAGGCGTTGAAGGCCTGGGCCGTGCGCAGGTCCTTGGTCGGGATCCGGGCGATGTCCCCGGAGACCTTGGTGAGCGCCGAGGCGAGGGCCGACGGGCGGCCGGTGAGATGCGCGGCCGCGCGGTCCGCCGCCAGCTCCCGGTACCGGGACAGCGCCCGGATCAGCATGAAGCTGATCGCGTACACGGCCACCGAGACGGCCAGTACGGCGGCCATGACGGCGGCCGTGTTCTGGTCCCTGCGGCCCCCGAAGACCTGGGAGTAGAAGGCGAACCGGACGATCAGGCCCGCCAGCACCCCGAGGAAGGACGCGATCGTGATCACGGCGACGTCCTTGTGCGCTACGTGCGACAGCTCGTGCGCCAGCACGCCCTCCAGCTCGGCGGGCTCCAGCCGCCGTAGCAGCCCCGTGGTCACACAGACCACGGCGTGGTCGGGGTTGCGCCCGGTCGCGAACGCGTTCGGCATGTCCAGCTCGGACACGGCGACGACCGGCTTGGGCATGTCCGCGATCGCGCACAGCCGGTCGACCACCGCGTGCAGCTCGGGATACTCCTCGCGTTCCACGACCCGACCGCGCATCGCGAACATGGCGATCTTGTCGGAGAACCAGAACTGGGCCACGAACATCGCCCCGACCACGACGACGACCAGCACCCAGGACCTCAGCAGCACGATCAACGCCCCGACGAAGCCCACGTAGAGCAGACCGAGCAGGAACATCGTGAGTCCCATGCGCATGGTCAGCCGTCGATCGCTCCGGAACCGGCTCTGCATCTTGCATCACCCCGCAGTCAGGCACTCGTCCCGCTGTCCAGTGTGCACCTGCCGATGGCCATGGAGTGGTTCCGAATGGCCCTAGGAGCAGCAAAAGCTACCTGTGAGCGCCGTGGCTAGTACGAAGAGTGAAACTGTACGAACCCGATCAGCACCATCACCGCCAGCACGCAGCCGACCACCACGGCCGTCGACGCCCATGACGCCCGGCGCGGCACCGGACCGGCGTCGGCGCGGAAGGGCGCCGGGTCCGGCGGGCTCTCCTTCCAGCGGGCGGCGAGCATCCGGGCCCGGGCGGAGGGCTCCTTGTGCTCGGCCGATTCCGCCCAGCGATGATCGAACTCCCGCTCCCAGTCGTCCTGTTCCGTCATCCCCGTTCAACCTCTCTCGTCCGGCAGGGTCAGATGGGATGATCTCCCGAAGATAGGAAGTCTGGGAAGCGCAAAAGGTTGCCCTCACCCCGCGTCAGGACCGCCCGGAGGCCCCTCACCGGTGTCGTCCAGCTCCCGTCGTACCCGGCGCCAGGCCCGGATGATTCGCGGCAGCCTGCCGAGTACGTCGTCGATCTGCGCGAGCAGCAGCGTGACGCACCCGAACGTGGCGAGGACCGTCAGCGTGATGTCGTCCCAGCTCACCGTCGCGCCCCCGCGGTCACACGCCGAGCAGGCCGCGGCCGGCCAGCCAGTCGAGGGCGGCCACGCCCAGCCGGTCCGGCGCCGCGAGCAGCGCGGCCTCGACGGCGGGGAGGTCGGCGAGGGCGGCGGGCGCGTCCGAGCGGTCCAGGGCGGCGAGCCGCTCCATGACAGAGGCCACCACGGCGGCCCAGCCCGGCATGCCGAAGCAGGCGGCACCCAGGGGCGCCGCTGAGGCGGCCGAGAGCAGCACGCCCGCCCGCCAGCCCTGCTCGCGCATCACCTTCGCCATGTACCGGACCCAGTCGCCGGTCTTCCGCACGAACTCCTCGGTCTGGGCGCCACTGCCCCGCAGCGTGAAGCGCGAACCCCCGGCCCACGGCAGATCCACGTCCGAGGCGACGGCCTGGAAGGCGAGCAGTGCCTCGGGCCCCTCCTCCCGGGCGGCGAGCAGGGCGGCCCGGGCCCGGCGGTGCAGGTCGGCGCCCTGCGCGAGGATCTCGCCGTCACTCGGCCCGCCGTCCGCCTCGCGGATCTCCTCCAGCGGCCCGTACCGCCAGGCCATGTCGACGAGCCCGGCCGCCCCCGCACCGACCAGAACTTCCGGGTCGTCCGCGGCGACACCGGCTCCCGTCAGTACGGTGATCAGACCCTCGCTGTCCACCGTGCGCACCGGCCGGTCCGGCACCGACACCGGCACGGGGCCGTGCTGCGGGCGCTCGATCCGGACCCCGTGCTCCGCGAGGTCCTCGAAGATCGCGTCGGGTCCGCAGTCGAGGTGTTCGGTGTCGTGCCGTCCGGAGCAGTCCTCGGGGCATTCCAGCTCCGC comes from Streptomyces sp. FXJ1.172 and encodes:
- a CDS encoding SCO2583/SCO2584 N-terminal domain-containing protein, whose amino-acid sequence is MTEQDDWEREFDHRWAESAEHKEPSARARMLAARWKESPPDPAPFRADAGPVPRRASWASTAVVVGCVLAVMVLIGFVQFHSSY
- the htpX gene encoding zinc metalloprotease HtpX — its product is MQSRFRSDRRLTMRMGLTMFLLGLLYVGFVGALIVLLRSWVLVVVVVGAMFVAQFWFSDKIAMFAMRGRVVEREEYPELHAVVDRLCAIADMPKPVVAVSELDMPNAFATGRNPDHAVVCVTTGLLRRLEPAELEGVLAHELSHVAHKDVAVITIASFLGVLAGLIVRFAFYSQVFGGRRDQNTAAVMAAVLAVSVAVYAISFMLIRALSRYRELAADRAAAHLTGRPSALASALTKVSGDIARIPTKDLRTAQAFNAFFFTPAEGKEPGLERFFSTHPTLEQRLEQLGRISAELGEAATPGKAG